In Salmo trutta chromosome 16, fSalTru1.1, whole genome shotgun sequence, a genomic segment contains:
- the LOC115150520 gene encoding exportin-2-like: MELNDGNLQTLTEFMRKTLDPDPSVRRPAEKFLESVEGNQNYPILLLTLLEKSQDNVIRVCAAVTFKNYIKRNWRIIEDEPNKISDPDRTTIKANIVNLMLSSPEQIQKQLSDAISIIGREDFPMKWPDLLTEMVTRFQSGDFHIINGVLRTAHSLFKRYRHEFKSNELWLEIKLVLDTFASPLTELFKATIELCQTHATDINALKILFSSLTLISKLFYSLNFQDLPEFFEDNMETWMSNFHNLLTLDNKLLQTDDEEEAGLLELLKSQICDNAALYAQKYDEEFQPYLPRFVTAIWNLLVSAGQEVKYDLLVSNAIQFLASVCERPHYKHLFEDQNTLTSICEKVIVPNMEFRSADEEAFEDNSEEYIRRDLEGSDIDTRRRAACDLVRGLCKFFEGPVTAIFSGYVNSMLGEYAKNPVVNWKHKDAAIYLVTSLASKAQTAKHGITQANELVNLTEFFVNHILTDLNSQNVNEFPVLKADAIKYVMIFRSQLPKEQLLQAVPLLVAHLQAESTVEHTYAAHALERLFTMRGPNNSTLITPTEMAPFTEQLLNNLFKALALPGSSENEYIMKAIMRSFSLLQETIVPYIPTLIGQLTHKLLLVSKNPSKPHFNHYLFESLCLSIRITCKANPTTVGSFEEALFPVFTEILQNDVQEFVPYVFQVMSLLLEIHTSSIPNSYMALFPHLLQPVLWERAGNIPPLVRLLQAYLEKGAATIASSAADKIPGLLGVFQKLIASKANDHQGFYLMNSIIEHMPTESIVQYRKQIFILLFQRLQSSKTTKFIKSFMVFINLYGVKYGAIALQEIFDSIQPKMFGMVLEKIVIPEVQKVSGPVEKKICAVGITKILTECPAMMDTEYTKLWTPLLQALIGLFELPEDDSIPDDEHFIDIEDTASYQTAFSQLAFAGKKEHDPIGDAVSNPKILLAQSLHKLSTACPGRVLSMLSTSLNAEALRYLQGYLQAASVQLV, from the exons ATGGAGCTGAATGATGGAAACCTTCAGACACTCACAGAATTTATGCGTAAAACTCTGGACCCGGATCCATCCGTCAGACGTCCAG CTGAAAAGTTTCTTGAGTCAGTTGAAGGGAACCAGAACTATCCAATATTGCTGCTTACATTGTTGGAGAAATCTCAAGACAACGTGATCCGGGTGTGTGCAGCTGTCACCTTCAAAAACTACATCAAGAGAAACTGGCGCATA ATTGAAGATGAACCAAACAAAATCTCAGATCCCGACCGAACCACTATCAAGGCCAACATTGTAAATTTGATGTTGAGCAGCCCTGAACAGATTCAGAAACAG TTGAGTGATGCCATCAGCATCATCGGCAGAGAGGACTTCCCTATGAAGTGGCCGGACCTCTTGACAGAGATGGTGACTCGCTTCCAGAGCGGAGACTTCCACATCATTAACGGAGTGCTCCGGACCGCACACTCACTTTTCAAGAG GTATCGACACGAGTTTAAGTCGAATGAGCTGTGGCTGGAGATTAAACTGGTGTTGGACACGTTTGCGAGTCCGCTGACTGAACTCTTCAAG GCCACCATTGAGCTGTGTCAGACCCATGCGACGGACATCAACGCTTTGAAGATCCTCTTCTCGTCCCTTACTCTGATTTCAAAGCTCTTCTACAGTCTCAACTTCCAG GACCTTCCTGAGTTTTTTGAGGACAACATGGAGACCTGGATGTCTAATTTCCATAACTTGTTGACCTTGGATAATAAGCTACTACAAACAGAT GATGAAGAGGAGGCAGGTCTTCTGGAGCTGCTCAAATCTCAGATCTGTGACAACGCTGCTCTTTACGCCCAGAAGTACGATGAAGAGTTCCAGCCTTACCTGCCTCGCTTTGTCACTGCTATCTGGAACCTGCTGGTCTCCGCTGGCCAGGAGGTCAAGTACGATCTG CTTGTGAGCAATGCTATTCAGTTCCTAGCATCTGTGTGTGAAAGGCCCCACTACAAGCATCTGTTTGAGGACCAGAACACACTCACCAGCATCTGTGAGAAGGTCATTGTGCCCAACATGGAGTTCAGAA GTGCTGATGAGGAGGCCTTTGAGGATAACTCTGAAGAATACATCCGAAGAGATCTTGAAGGATCAG ACATAGACACTCGGCGCAGGGCTGCCTGTGACTTAGTGAGAGGCCTGTGTAAGTTCTTTGAGGGCCCGGTCACAGCCATCTTCTCTGGCTATGTGAACTCCATGCTGGGGGAGTATGCCAAGAACCCAGTGGTGAACTGGAAGCACAAAGATGCTGCTATCTACCTGGTCACATCTCTGGCCTCTAAAGCCCAGACAGCGAAG CATGGTATCACGCAGGCTAACGAGTTGGTGAACCTCACAGAATTCTTTGTGAACCACATTCTCACAGACCTCAATTCCCAAAACG tcAATGAGTTTCCAGTGTTGAAGGCTGACGCCATCAAATACGTCATGATCTTCAGGAGTCAG TTGCCCAAAGAGCAGCTGCTGCAGGCTGTCCCTCTGCTGGTGGCCCACCTGCAGGCGGAGAGCACAGTGGAGCACACCTACGCTGCCCACGCCCTGGAGAGACTTTTTACCATGAGGGGCCCCAACAACTCCACACT TATCACTCCTACAGAGATGGCCCCCTTCACGGAACAGCTGCTCAACAACCTGTTCAAAGCCCTGGCTCTGCCTGGCTCATCAGAGAACGAATATATCATGAAAG CCATCATGCGCAGCTTTTCCCTCCTGCAGGAGACCATTGTTCCTTACATCCCcacactgattggccagctcactCACAAGCTCCTCCTCGTTAGCAAG AACCCCAGCAAGCCTCACTTTAACCACTACCTGTTTGAGTCCCTGTGCCTGTCTATCCGGATCACCTGCAAGGCCAACCCTACCACTGTGGGCAGCTTCGAGGAGGCCCTCTTCCCAGTCTTCACTGAGATTCTACAGAATGACGTACAGG AGTTTGTGCCCTACGTGTTCCAGGTGATGTCTCTGCTTCTGGAGATCCACACCAGCTCCATCCCCAACTCCTACATGGCCCTGTTCCCCCACCTGCTGCAGCCCGTGCTTTGGGAACGTGCTGGCAACATCCCTCCTCTGGTGCGCCTGCTTCAAGCCTACCTGGAGAAGGGGGCTGCCACCATAGCCAGCTCTGCTGCTGATAAAATA CCTGGTCTGCTAGGAGTCTTCCAGAAGCTCATAGCCTCCAAGGCCAATGACCACCAAGGTTTCTACCTGATGAACAGCATCATAGAGCACATGCCCAC ggAGTCCATTGTTCAGTACAGGAAACAGATCTTCATTCTACTCttccagagactgcagagctccaAAACAACTAAGTTCATCAAGA GTTTCATGGTTTTTATCAATCTGTATGGTGTCAAGTATGGCGCCATTGCTCTGCAGGAGATTTTTGACAGCATACAGCCAAA GATGTTTGGCATGGTGCTGGAGAAGATAGTCATTCCAGAGGTGCAGAAGGTGTCTGGCCCAGTGGAGAAGAAGATCTGTGCCGTGGGCATCACCAAGATCCTCACCGAGTGCCCGGCAATGATGGACACCGAGTACACCAAACTCTG GACCCCCCTGCTCCAGGCCCTGATTGGTCTGTTTGAGCTGCCAGAGGATGACAGCATCCCTGACGACGAGCACTTTATTGACATTGAGGACACGGCCAGTTACCAGACGGCTTTCTCCCAGCTGGCCTTTGCTGGGAAGAAGGAGCACGACCCCATCGGTGACGCTGTCAGCAACCCCAAGATCCTGCTAGCTCAGTCCCTCCACAAGCTCTCCACTGCCTGTCCTGGACGG GTCCTCTCTATGTTGAGCACCAGCCTGAATGCCGAGGCCCTCCGGTACCTGCAGGGTTACCTCCAGGCTGCATCTGTACAGCTGGTGTGA